Proteins encoded by one window of Maliibacterium massiliense:
- a CDS encoding phosphomannomutase/phosphoglucomutase produces MQMNPSIFKEYDLRAIADKDLTDGVVRNIGLALGTYFMRGGEKEVILCQDVRFSSPRIAKGIAQAMAEAGCDVIDIGVYPTPVCYFAGKKLQISASIMITASHNPSEYNGMKITSRDANIYGEEIQKIRRMAEQEDFVYGVGSVRTYDTIEDDYIDYITSIVKLARPLRIGIDAGNGAAGHTAKRLFEALGCQVEALYCDPDPAFPNHHPDPTIPKNLEALTAQVLAKGLDCGLGFDGDGDRLGVVDDAGNIIWGDMLQILFWRDLMPRHPGSEVIVEVKCSQALVDEAKRLGGKPFFYKTGHSLIKAKMREKGLLYAGEMSGHMFFADEYFGYDDAMYAGARLLRLLADSDKKMSQMLGSVPAYVATPEMRIACAEELKAPLMQRIVKRFSDGPNQVITVDGARVIFPDGWGLLRQSNTQPILVMRAESTSKEGLARIVAELQRAVEEEKSALC; encoded by the coding sequence ATGCAGATGAACCCCAGTATTTTCAAGGAGTATGACCTGCGCGCCATCGCGGATAAGGATCTGACCGACGGCGTGGTGCGCAACATCGGCCTGGCGCTGGGCACATATTTCATGCGCGGCGGTGAAAAAGAAGTGATCCTCTGCCAGGATGTGCGCTTTTCCTCGCCGCGCATTGCCAAGGGCATTGCCCAGGCAATGGCGGAGGCGGGCTGTGATGTGATCGACATCGGCGTGTACCCCACGCCCGTGTGTTACTTTGCGGGCAAAAAACTTCAAATTTCCGCGTCCATCATGATCACCGCCAGCCACAATCCCAGCGAATACAACGGCATGAAGATCACCTCCAGGGATGCCAACATCTACGGCGAAGAGATCCAGAAGATCCGCCGCATGGCCGAGCAGGAGGACTTTGTCTACGGCGTAGGGTCGGTGCGCACCTACGATACGATCGAGGACGACTACATCGACTACATCACAAGTATCGTCAAGCTGGCGCGCCCCCTGCGTATCGGCATCGACGCGGGCAACGGCGCGGCGGGCCACACGGCCAAGCGGCTCTTTGAGGCGCTTGGCTGCCAGGTGGAGGCGCTCTACTGCGACCCTGATCCCGCGTTTCCCAACCACCATCCCGATCCCACCATCCCCAAGAACTTAGAGGCGCTCACCGCGCAGGTTCTGGCAAAGGGGCTGGATTGCGGCCTGGGCTTTGACGGCGACGGCGACCGGCTGGGCGTGGTGGACGATGCGGGCAACATCATCTGGGGCGACATGCTGCAGATCCTGTTCTGGCGCGATCTGATGCCGAGGCACCCGGGCTCGGAGGTGATCGTGGAAGTCAAGTGCTCCCAGGCGCTGGTGGACGAGGCCAAGCGGCTGGGCGGCAAGCCCTTCTTTTACAAGACTGGCCACTCCCTCATCAAGGCCAAGATGCGCGAAAAAGGGCTGCTCTACGCGGGCGAGATGAGCGGGCACATGTTCTTTGCCGACGAATACTTCGGCTACGACGACGCGATGTACGCAGGCGCGCGCCTGCTGCGGCTGCTTGCCGACTCCGATAAAAAGATGAGCCAAATGCTCGGCAGCGTGCCCGCGTACGTCGCCACGCCCGAGATGCGCATCGCGTGCGCGGAGGAGCTCAAGGCGCCGCTGATGCAGCGCATCGTCAAGCGCTTCTCCGATGGGCCTAATCAGGTCATCACCGTCGACGGCGCGCGCGTCATCTTCCCCGATGGTTGGGGGCTGCTGCGCCAGTCCAACACCCAGCCCATCTTGGTCATGCGCGCCGAGAGCACCTCAAAAGAGGGGCTTGCGCGCATCGTGGCGGAGCTGCAGCGCGCAGTGGAAGAGGAAAAAAGCGCCCTATGCTAA
- a CDS encoding fumarylacetoacetate hydrolase family protein — translation MRFARVKKDDAVFFAELDGAMVYRLDAAPYAGGRRDGYKTTLDSVKLLAPCVPSKVVAVGINYRAHAAEMAHALPEDPIIFLKPPTSVIAPGEAILMPPQSARVDYEAEVGVVIGRRCRNVPEQEAMDVVLGYTCVNDVTARDLQKKDGQWTRAKGFDTFCPIGPWIVTEFDYEGARVQAILNGEVKQDATLAMLINPIPKLIAFITSVMTLEAGDVIATGTPAGISGMRQGDIIDIAVEGIGTLRNPVAANK, via the coding sequence ATGCGATTTGCACGTGTCAAAAAGGACGACGCCGTCTTCTTTGCGGAGCTGGACGGCGCGATGGTCTACCGCCTGGACGCAGCGCCCTATGCGGGCGGCAGGCGCGATGGCTATAAGACGACGCTCGATTCGGTCAAGCTGCTGGCGCCGTGCGTGCCCAGCAAGGTGGTGGCGGTGGGCATCAACTACCGCGCGCACGCCGCCGAGATGGCGCATGCGCTGCCCGAAGATCCCATCATCTTTTTAAAGCCCCCCACGTCCGTAATCGCTCCGGGGGAGGCCATCCTCATGCCGCCGCAGTCCGCGCGCGTGGATTACGAGGCGGAGGTGGGCGTGGTGATCGGCAGGCGCTGCCGCAACGTACCCGAGCAAGAGGCCATGGACGTGGTACTGGGCTATACGTGCGTCAACGACGTCACCGCGCGTGACCTGCAGAAGAAGGACGGCCAGTGGACGCGCGCCAAGGGCTTTGACACGTTCTGCCCCATCGGGCCGTGGATCGTGACGGAATTTGATTATGAGGGCGCGCGCGTGCAGGCGATCTTAAATGGCGAGGTCAAGCAGGACGCGACGCTCGCCATGCTGATCAACCCCATCCCCAAACTGATCGCCTTTATTACCAGCGTCATGACGCTGGAGGCGGGCGACGTGATCGCCACCGGCACGCCGGCGGGCATCTCGGGCATGCGCCAGGGGGATATCATCGACATCGCGGTGGAGGGCATCGGCACCCTGCGCAACCCAGTGGCGGCGAACAAATAA
- a CDS encoding UvrD-helicase domain-containing protein — protein sequence MDLSQLNAMQREAVMQTDGALLVLAGAGSGKTRVLTHRIAHLIADEGVAPYHILAVTFTNKAAREMRERLETLVEGGRDVWCSTFHALCVRILRREAQHIGYTSSFTIYDEEDTGKLLQRCMEQVGVGGDNYPLRLVRSHISKAKDKMLSPEAYAKGCDDWRIEKITQVFALYEKHLKENNAMDFDDLILNTLTLFADHPDVLSAYSARFRYIHVDEYQDTNMAQYMLVKLLAGYHGNICVVGDDDQSIYGWRGADIRNILEFEKDFPGAHVVRLEQNYRSCGNILDAANDVIANNRSRKQKRLWTDKGDGDKIHVLSLADEHAEARYVAGEITRLVQEDNFRYSEIAVLYRTHAQSRLLGNALVTNNIPYRVYGGTSFYQRREIKDALAYLRVLVNMNDEISLARILNVPKRGIGDVALEHIRALANRQDIPWIVAILDFESLSDAPTRIVRPIAQFAALLRQLMAEREMLPLGEFVAQMIEESGLARQYGGETDEDRTRRENLRELVGAANEFVQQCEGEATLEEWLDVISLETSSDGLEEGDSAVTMMTVHGAKGLEFPVVFITGMEEGVFPHARSIESESQMEEERRLCYVGITRAMQCLYITHTYQRTLMNNTSCNPPSRFLREMPQEILDSFAEPRRYQESNFVSSSQQRARASSNRISMWDKAVTDAQAGAHSAAHTPSAPHAQDAGVSLCVGDKVRHASFGQGTVIATKGDLVSVAFDGRGIKQLVKSLARLDKV from the coding sequence ATGGATCTATCACAATTAAACGCCATGCAACGCGAAGCCGTCATGCAAACTGACGGCGCGTTGCTTGTTTTGGCGGGCGCGGGCTCGGGCAAGACCCGCGTGCTGACCCACCGCATCGCCCATTTGATCGCCGACGAAGGCGTGGCGCCTTACCACATTTTGGCTGTCACCTTTACCAACAAGGCTGCCCGCGAGATGCGCGAGCGCCTTGAGACACTGGTGGAGGGCGGACGCGATGTGTGGTGCTCCACCTTCCACGCGCTGTGCGTGCGCATTCTGCGCAGGGAGGCCCAGCACATCGGCTACACCTCCTCCTTTACCATCTACGATGAGGAGGACACCGGAAAGCTGCTGCAGCGCTGCATGGAGCAGGTGGGCGTGGGCGGGGATAACTATCCTTTGCGCCTGGTGCGCTCCCACATCTCCAAGGCCAAGGATAAGATGCTCTCGCCCGAGGCGTACGCCAAGGGCTGCGACGACTGGCGCATCGAGAAGATCACCCAGGTGTTCGCCCTCTACGAAAAACACCTGAAAGAAAACAACGCCATGGATTTTGACGATTTGATTCTCAATACCCTGACGCTGTTTGCCGACCACCCGGACGTGCTGAGCGCCTACAGTGCGCGCTTCCGCTACATCCATGTGGACGAATACCAGGATACCAACATGGCACAATATATGTTGGTGAAGCTGCTTGCGGGCTACCACGGCAACATCTGCGTGGTAGGCGACGACGACCAGAGCATCTACGGCTGGCGCGGCGCGGACATCCGCAATATCCTGGAGTTTGAAAAGGATTTCCCCGGCGCGCACGTGGTGCGCCTGGAGCAGAACTACCGCTCCTGCGGCAATATCCTGGACGCGGCCAACGATGTCATCGCCAACAACCGCAGCCGCAAGCAAAAGCGGCTGTGGACCGACAAGGGGGACGGGGACAAGATCCACGTGCTCAGCCTTGCCGATGAGCACGCCGAGGCCCGCTATGTGGCTGGCGAGATCACCCGCCTGGTGCAGGAGGACAACTTCCGCTACAGCGAGATTGCGGTGCTCTACCGCACTCACGCGCAATCCCGATTGCTGGGCAACGCCCTTGTCACAAACAACATCCCGTACCGGGTGTACGGGGGCACCAGCTTCTACCAGCGCCGCGAGATCAAGGATGCCCTGGCCTACCTGCGCGTGCTGGTCAACATGAACGACGAGATCAGCCTTGCGCGCATATTGAACGTGCCCAAGCGGGGCATCGGGGACGTGGCGCTGGAGCATATCCGCGCCCTTGCTAACCGTCAGGACATCCCCTGGATCGTGGCCATTTTGGATTTTGAGAGCCTTTCGGACGCGCCCACGCGCATCGTGCGGCCCATCGCGCAGTTTGCCGCGCTGCTGCGCCAGCTGATGGCCGAGCGCGAGATGCTGCCATTGGGCGAGTTTGTCGCCCAGATGATTGAGGAATCAGGCCTTGCGCGCCAGTACGGCGGCGAGACGGATGAGGACCGGACCCGCCGCGAGAACCTGCGCGAGCTGGTGGGCGCGGCCAACGAGTTTGTGCAGCAGTGCGAGGGTGAGGCGACGCTGGAGGAATGGCTGGACGTGATCTCGCTGGAGACCAGTTCCGACGGGCTGGAAGAGGGCGACTCCGCCGTCACCATGATGACTGTGCACGGCGCCAAGGGTCTGGAGTTCCCCGTAGTGTTTATCACAGGCATGGAGGAGGGGGTCTTTCCGCACGCGCGCTCCATCGAGAGCGAGTCGCAGATGGAGGAGGAGCGCAGGCTCTGCTACGTGGGCATCACGCGCGCCATGCAGTGCCTCTACATCACCCACACCTACCAGCGCACGCTGATGAACAACACCTCCTGCAATCCGCCCTCGCGCTTTCTGCGCGAGATGCCCCAGGAGATACTGGACTCCTTTGCCGAGCCGCGCCGCTATCAGGAAAGCAACTTCGTCTCCTCCAGCCAGCAGCGCGCCCGTGCAAGCAGCAATCGCATCTCCATGTGGGATAAGGCAGTCACCGACGCACAGGCGGGCGCGCATAGCGCGGCTCACACGCCGTCCGCACCGCACGCGCAGGATGCCGGCGTCAGCCTCTGCGTGGGCGATAAGGTGCGCCACGCAAGCTTCGGCCAGGGTACGGTGATCGCCACAAAGGGGGATTTGGTCTCAGTGGCGTTTGACGGGCGGGGCATCAAGCAGCTGGTCAAGTCGCTCGCCCGCCTCGATAAGGTATAA
- a CDS encoding polysaccharide deacetylase family protein — MRVQQFGRRKGILLAAVLAVVLVAGLGGMVIAQGAGVSVFADNSRLVPIYRVDRSDKTIAISFDAAWGAEKTPQILDILDRYQIKTTFFLVGFWVDRYPERVQLIAQRGHEIGNHSTNHPHLPKLGKEQIATEIQTTHDKIKELTGQEPKLCRPPFGDYNNAVLEVLHEKGYEGIQWDVDSLDWKEQGVDAIVSRVTGKVQPGSIILFHNNSRDIVEALPLVLDKLIADGYQIVPISQLLHQAPYTIDNQGVQHKAS; from the coding sequence ATGCGCGTACAACAATTTGGGAGACGAAAAGGGATATTGCTGGCCGCCGTGCTGGCTGTGGTGCTTGTGGCGGGCCTGGGCGGCATGGTGATCGCACAGGGCGCGGGCGTCAGCGTATTTGCCGATAACAGCCGCCTGGTGCCCATCTACCGGGTGGACCGCAGCGACAAGACCATTGCCATCAGCTTTGACGCGGCCTGGGGCGCGGAAAAGACGCCCCAGATCCTGGATATTCTAGACCGCTATCAGATCAAGACCACGTTCTTTCTGGTGGGCTTCTGGGTGGACCGCTATCCGGAGCGGGTGCAGCTCATCGCCCAGCGAGGCCATGAGATCGGCAACCATTCCACCAACCATCCGCACCTGCCCAAGCTGGGCAAGGAACAGATTGCAACAGAAATCCAGACCACCCACGATAAGATCAAGGAACTCACAGGCCAGGAGCCCAAGCTGTGCCGCCCGCCCTTTGGCGACTATAACAACGCCGTGCTGGAGGTGCTGCATGAAAAGGGCTACGAGGGCATCCAGTGGGACGTGGACTCCCTGGACTGGAAGGAACAGGGCGTGGATGCCATCGTATCGCGCGTGACGGGCAAGGTACAGCCAGGCTCCATCATTCTGTTCCACAACAACTCCCGCGATATCGTCGAGGCGCTGCCGCTGGTACTGGATAAGCTGATCGCGGACGGCTATCAGATCGTGCCCATCTCGCAGCTGCTGCATCAGGCGCCCTACACCATCGATAACCAGGGCGTGCAGCACAAAGCGTCATGA
- a CDS encoding GDP-mannose 4,6-dehydratase has product MKALIIGAAGFVGGYLMDHLQRDLHWDVAATKLAQEKIARAGVDVYDLDILDCEAIVRLLDAVQPDYIFHLAAQSSVALSWKNPNLTIDINVKGTANVLEALRAAKRPARLLLIGSGEEYGHVLPEEVPIGEDNTLRPGNIYAATKATQNMLGSIYARAYQLDVLMVRAFNHIGPEQRPMFVVADFCKQVADIEKGKSDPVMRVGNLAARRDFTDVRDVVRAYALLVQRGEAGQVYNVGSGRAVSIQQLLDQILAYARVKIDVQVDSARLRPVDVPIIEADIRKLHTATGWQPEIPLAQTIRQTLDYWRGAEE; this is encoded by the coding sequence ATGAAAGCACTGATTATCGGCGCCGCGGGATTTGTGGGCGGCTATCTGATGGACCATCTGCAGCGGGACCTGCACTGGGACGTTGCGGCGACCAAGCTTGCGCAGGAGAAAATCGCGCGCGCGGGTGTGGACGTCTACGATCTGGATATTCTCGATTGCGAGGCGATCGTCCGGCTCCTGGACGCGGTGCAGCCCGATTATATCTTTCATTTAGCTGCGCAGAGCTCGGTGGCGCTCTCCTGGAAGAACCCGAACCTGACCATTGACATCAACGTCAAGGGCACGGCCAACGTGCTGGAGGCGCTGCGCGCGGCAAAGCGGCCGGCGCGCCTGCTTTTGATCGGCTCGGGCGAGGAGTACGGCCACGTGCTGCCCGAGGAGGTGCCCATCGGCGAGGACAATACCCTTCGGCCGGGCAACATCTACGCCGCCACCAAGGCGACGCAGAATATGCTGGGCAGCATCTACGCCCGCGCCTACCAGTTGGATGTACTGATGGTGCGCGCTTTCAACCACATCGGCCCCGAGCAGCGGCCGATGTTCGTGGTGGCGGACTTCTGCAAGCAAGTGGCGGATATTGAAAAGGGCAAAAGCGATCCTGTCATGCGGGTGGGCAACCTGGCCGCCAGGCGGGATTTCACCGATGTGCGCGACGTGGTGCGCGCCTACGCGCTGCTTGTGCAGCGCGGCGAGGCGGGCCAGGTGTATAATGTGGGCAGTGGGCGCGCCGTCTCGATTCAGCAGCTGCTCGATCAGATCTTGGCATATGCGCGCGTCAAGATCGACGTACAGGTCGATTCGGCGCGCCTGCGCCCGGTGGATGTGCCCATCATCGAGGCGGACATCCGAAAACTGCACACGGCCACCGGCTGGCAGCCGGAGATTCCGCTTGCACAGACCATCCGCCAGACGCTGGACTATTGGCGCGGCGCGGAGGAATGA
- a CDS encoding glycosyltransferase family 4 protein, with product MKIIQLAPSISYGDAVSNDIFALDKCIKKMGYRSEIYAEDIDPKLDRRAVKSLRKPYKFSNGDILLFHNSIGSQWSYKVADFSCKKVMVYHNITPPEFFQIYSRILVDCCASGLDGVAYLSDKMDFCLADSQFNKQDLVKAGYTCPIEVLPIIIPLEDYKKQPDMATVEKYSDGRKNFVFVGRISPNKKQEDVIRAFCAYKKYYDKDARLFLVGASKGMERYKARLERYVDALGVEDVYFTGHIPFSQILAYYRIADCFVSMSEHEGFCVPLVEAMCFDVPIVAYDAAAVGETLGGSGLLTQDKSPAVVAALMHRAVHDEALRAQLIAGERERLADFAHDKIEAKFVQYMKRIMS from the coding sequence ATGAAGATTATTCAACTGGCACCGTCAATTTCCTATGGCGATGCAGTCAGCAACGACATTTTCGCATTGGATAAATGTATTAAAAAAATGGGCTATCGTTCCGAAATCTATGCAGAGGATATCGACCCGAAACTTGACCGCAGAGCGGTCAAATCGCTGCGCAAACCGTATAAATTCAGCAACGGCGATATCCTGCTCTTTCATAACTCAATTGGCAGTCAATGGAGCTATAAGGTAGCGGATTTTTCCTGCAAAAAGGTGATGGTTTACCATAATATCACGCCACCGGAGTTTTTCCAGATATACAGCAGGATTCTGGTGGATTGCTGTGCATCAGGGTTGGATGGCGTGGCGTATCTTTCGGATAAAATGGACTTTTGCCTTGCTGATTCGCAGTTCAATAAGCAGGATCTTGTCAAGGCGGGGTATACCTGTCCCATTGAGGTACTCCCAATCATCATTCCTTTGGAGGACTATAAAAAACAGCCAGACATGGCGACGGTTGAGAAATATAGCGACGGCAGGAAGAACTTTGTATTTGTGGGCCGCATTTCGCCCAACAAAAAACAGGAGGATGTCATCCGGGCGTTCTGCGCCTACAAAAAGTATTACGATAAGGACGCACGCCTGTTTCTGGTGGGTGCATCCAAGGGTATGGAGCGTTATAAGGCGCGCCTGGAACGCTATGTGGATGCGCTGGGTGTGGAGGACGTGTACTTCACGGGGCATATTCCATTTTCACAGATCTTGGCGTATTACCGTATTGCCGATTGCTTTGTTTCTATGAGCGAGCATGAGGGCTTTTGTGTGCCGCTGGTGGAGGCGATGTGCTTTGACGTGCCTATCGTTGCCTACGATGCGGCTGCCGTAGGAGAAACGCTTGGCGGAAGTGGTTTGCTGACACAGGATAAGTCGCCGGCTGTGGTGGCCGCGCTCATGCACCGCGCGGTGCATGATGAGGCGTTGCGCGCCCAGCTTATTGCCGGCGAGCGGGAACGTCTAGCGGACTTTGCACATGATAAAATTGAGGCGAAATTTGTGCAATATATGAAGCGGATTATGAGTTGA
- a CDS encoding YerC/YecD family TrpR-related protein — protein sequence MAYQSRMQSPSMDALFSAILSLENIEECYRFFEDVCTAAELEALSQRFEVARMLQAKCTYQDIAEKTGASSATISRVKRSLRYGADGYHIILDRMREAQE from the coding sequence ATGGCATATCAGTCGCGTATGCAGAGCCCCAGCATGGACGCGCTCTTTTCCGCCATCCTGTCGCTGGAAAACATCGAGGAATGCTACCGCTTTTTTGAAGACGTGTGCACGGCCGCGGAGCTGGAGGCGCTCTCGCAGCGCTTCGAGGTAGCGCGCATGCTGCAGGCAAAATGCACCTATCAGGATATCGCCGAAAAGACGGGTGCATCGTCCGCTACCATCAGCCGCGTCAAGCGCTCGCTGCGCTACGGCGCGGACGGCTACCACATCATATTGGACCGCATGCGCGAAGCGCAGGAATAA
- a CDS encoding single-stranded DNA-binding protein: MNQHAGNRLLLSGVVLETPAPSHTSHGEVFCKTLLEVPRLSGVRDVLPVVMRQGLAQAQRMDAGAWWRVEGELRSYLQPPQYQPRLLVSGYIRTCMPLEAPCMDNEVTLRGQLYRAPVYRTTPLAREICDIMLAVPRAHGQLDVIPCIAWGAQARSVCTMQKGEPLGVQGRFQSRRYVKEMPAGSVERTAYEVSIMHILP; the protein is encoded by the coding sequence ATGAACCAGCACGCTGGCAACCGCCTGCTTTTGAGCGGCGTCGTGCTGGAGACGCCCGCGCCCAGCCATACATCCCACGGCGAGGTGTTTTGCAAAACCCTGCTGGAAGTGCCGCGTTTAAGCGGCGTGCGCGACGTGTTGCCCGTGGTCATGCGCCAGGGGCTTGCGCAGGCGCAGCGCATGGACGCGGGCGCGTGGTGGCGCGTGGAGGGGGAGCTGCGCTCCTATCTGCAGCCGCCACAGTACCAGCCACGGCTGCTGGTCAGCGGCTACATCCGCACCTGCATGCCGCTGGAGGCGCCCTGCATGGACAATGAGGTGACGCTGCGCGGGCAGCTGTACCGCGCGCCGGTGTACCGGACCACGCCGCTTGCGCGGGAAATCTGCGATATCATGCTGGCGGTGCCGCGCGCGCACGGACAGCTGGACGTCATCCCCTGCATCGCCTGGGGCGCGCAGGCCCGAAGTGTCTGCACCATGCAGAAGGGGGAACCGCTGGGCGTGCAGGGGCGCTTTCAATCGCGCCGCTACGTCAAGGAAATGCCCGCCGGCAGCGTGGAGCGCACGGCCTACGAGGTCTCGATCATGCATATTCTGCCGTAG
- a CDS encoding DEAD/DEAH box helicase: protein MSETSFKTLHLIPELERAIDEMGFAHATDIQAQTIPLIHEGLDVIGRSQTGTGKTLAFGLPALEAIDTSLREGIVQVLILCPTRELAQQACAEMRRLCRYMPGIHPVDVYGGAPMGAQIMGLKRANIVIGTPGRVMDHMRRGTLKLGALKMIVLDEADEMLSMGFKEDIETILTDTPDTRQTILFSATMPPEILALTRSFQRDPALIEINKAQVTLENIAQFYVDVPMGRKVDALQLLLRYYAPVRAMIFCNTKHMADEVTSTLSARGFAVEGLHGDMKQQQRTGVMNAFKQGKVQLLVCTDVAARGIDVNDIDYVINFDLPQSTEYYVHRIGRTGRAGKTGTALTILSGRRQVFQMRDTARAVRATIVQKAMPTIEEIRQQDAERNVACLEQALAQEVDAATVGMVETLRQRGYSTEQIAEAALRLHFAASYDALCAVPDNPRSAPRAGQTQRAGQASYAPQSGMRTLSINIGRDQRVAPNHIVAAISERCGIAGREIGKIDIYDARTLVSVPEKLAARIVAAMRGCRICGMETTTTLMGRQERVAPPARRHAPYAERMRDGRRAGTPKRKGYNPRGYKG from the coding sequence ATGAGCGAAACATCCTTTAAAACACTGCATCTAATTCCCGAACTGGAGCGCGCCATCGATGAGATGGGCTTTGCGCACGCCACCGACATCCAGGCTCAGACCATCCCGCTAATCCACGAGGGGCTGGACGTCATCGGCCGCTCCCAGACCGGCACGGGCAAGACGCTGGCCTTCGGCCTGCCCGCGCTGGAGGCTATCGACACCAGCCTGCGCGAGGGCATCGTGCAGGTGCTGATCCTGTGCCCCACGCGCGAGCTTGCGCAGCAGGCATGCGCCGAGATGCGCAGGCTGTGCCGCTACATGCCGGGCATCCACCCGGTGGACGTCTACGGCGGGGCGCCGATGGGGGCGCAGATCATGGGGCTGAAGCGGGCCAATATCGTCATCGGCACCCCGGGGCGGGTGATGGATCACATGCGCCGCGGCACGCTGAAGCTGGGCGCGCTGAAGATGATCGTGCTGGACGAGGCGGACGAGATGCTCAGCATGGGCTTTAAGGAGGATATCGAGACCATCCTCACCGACACGCCCGACACCCGCCAGACGATCCTGTTTTCCGCCACCATGCCGCCGGAGATTCTGGCGCTGACGCGCAGCTTCCAGCGCGATCCCGCGCTCATTGAGATCAACAAGGCGCAGGTGACGCTGGAAAACATCGCCCAGTTCTATGTGGACGTGCCCATGGGCAGGAAGGTGGACGCGCTGCAGCTGCTGCTGCGCTACTACGCGCCGGTGCGCGCGATGATCTTCTGCAACACCAAGCACATGGCCGACGAGGTGACGTCGACCTTGAGCGCGCGGGGGTTTGCGGTGGAAGGCCTGCACGGCGATATGAAGCAGCAGCAGCGCACTGGTGTGATGAACGCATTCAAGCAGGGCAAGGTGCAGCTGCTTGTGTGCACGGACGTGGCGGCGCGCGGCATCGACGTCAACGACATCGACTACGTGATCAACTTTGACCTGCCCCAATCCACGGAGTACTACGTGCACCGCATCGGGCGCACGGGCCGCGCGGGCAAGACGGGCACGGCGCTGACCATTTTAAGCGGCAGGCGCCAGGTGTTCCAGATGCGCGATACTGCGCGCGCGGTGCGCGCTACCATCGTGCAGAAGGCCATGCCCACCATCGAGGAGATCCGCCAGCAGGACGCCGAGCGCAACGTCGCGTGCCTGGAGCAGGCGCTTGCACAGGAGGTCGATGCGGCTACTGTGGGCATGGTGGAGACGCTGCGGCAGCGCGGCTACAGCACCGAGCAAATCGCAGAGGCCGCACTGCGGCTGCACTTTGCCGCCTCTTACGACGCGCTGTGCGCGGTGCCGGACAACCCCAGAAGCGCGCCGCGCGCCGGGCAGACACAGCGTGCCGGGCAGGCATCGTATGCCCCCCAGAGCGGCATGCGCACGCTTTCGATCAACATCGGTCGCGACCAGCGCGTGGCGCCCAACCACATCGTGGCGGCGATCTCGGAGCGATGCGGCATTGCGGGCAGGGAGATCGGCAAGATCGACATCTACGATGCGCGCACGCTCGTATCGGTACCGGAAAAGCTTGCGGCGCGCATTGTGGCGGCCATGCGCGGCTGCCGCATCTGCGGGATGGAGACCACCACCACGCTGATGGGTCGCCAGGAGCGCGTCGCCCCCCCGGCACGCAGGCACGCGCCATACGCGGAACGCATGCGCGACGGTAGGCGCGCGGGCACACCCAAAAGGAAGGGGTATAATCCGCGCGGCTACAAGGGATGA